In Anthocerotibacter panamensis C109, the sequence CCAAAAACCAAAGAGTCCGCCCAACGCAGGAGGCAGTTCCGGCAACGGGACGGGCTGGTAGTCTGCAAGACAGTTTTGGAGCGTCTGCCAGGGATCGCCTGAATGGGTTTTGACCTCGCCCGTGCGGAAGCGCTGCTCACTGCGGCCCCCCCGGTGGACCAACGTCCACAGCGGGTCCGCCCCCAAAAAACTATAGCGACCAATACGTTCGCCGCCCTCGATGGATTCTAAGAGGAAACTGTAGCGCCGCTGATGGCAGACACGCACCCAACTGGAAACAGGCGTCTCTAGATCGGCCAACAGTTCGCGGTAGAGCGGGATAAAGTTGCCCTCGTTCGCTAGGGCACAGAACCGGCTGAAGTCTTCCATAGGGATAATTTTGGCACAATTAAACCCTAAACTCGCCGCACAGGCTGAAGTCTTCGTGAAGACGCAACGGCGACAGGGCGGCTCTAGTTAAGATAGTGACAGAGCGCTGGAGCCGCGCCAAAACCCGCTCCACCCCGTTGCTTTGAGGGGAATCTCATGATTCGTTTTCTTGTTAACTTTTTTGTGTTTGTAGTGGACAAGGTCTATGGCAATCGGCCTTATCCGCGTTTTTATGTCCTGGAAACCATTGCTCGGGTACCTTATTTTGCCTTCCTGTCCGTGTTACACCTCTATGAGAGCCTGGGGATGTGGCGCAAAGCCGATTGGCTCAAGGTCCACTTTGCTGAAACCTGGAATGAACTACACCACCTGTTGATCATGGAATCGCTGGGAGGCAATGAGCTGTGGGCTGACCGGCTCGTTGCTCGTTCCATTGCCCTGTTCTACTACTGGGTGTGCGTCCTGCTCTATATGCTCTCGCCGCGCTCTGCTTACTACTTCATGGAATTGGTGGAGAATCACGCCCACCACACCTACAGCGTTTTCCTCCAAGAGCATGAATTAGCGCTGAAAGCCCTGCCCGCCCCGCCGGTAGCCGTGGAATACTACACCAAGGGCGACCTTTATTTGTTCGACGAGTTCCAGACCGCTCGTAAGCCGGAAGACCGCCGCCCGGTGATCGAGACGCTCTATGACACGTTCGTGAATATCCGTGACGATGAGGGCGAGCACGTCAAGACGATGGTGGCCTGCCAGAAACCGGATGCTCAAAAAACCTTCAAGAGCCCACACAGCCTCCTACCCGAGAGCCCGGAGCGCGAACCGGCCCATCTCTCCTAGTTCATGTTAAGCTACGGTAACTGTCTTGGTTACCGTTCGGGCGATTAGCTCAGTTGGTAGAGCGCCTCGTTTACACCGAGGATGTCGGCGGTTCGAGCCCGTCATCGCCCATCAGTTCAAACCCGCCGCTAGAGCGGTTTTTTATAGCTAGAAGTCAACTGGATGGGTATAGACTGTGCTGCACACGCCCATTGCTGGATAGCTCCACGTCCAAGGTAGCTGAGGAGTACAACATTTGGTGGTCAAGCGTAACATGCCATGAGTAAAGATAGACAGCACAAGCAGCTATGAACAGCTTCCCGGCGATGGGTGCGGTTTGGTTAGATGCCACAAGTCCCGCGCCCACATTTTCTTCATATGGAACCGAGCGCATAAGTTCTAGGAAACCCTAAGAAGCCACCCCATACCCTCCGCCTCCAGGGGTCTCAATCACAAAAATGTCCCCTGACTCCATTTGGATCTGAGCGCATCCCCCCAATTCCACCACGGTACCGTCGCGGCGTTGGACCCAATTGTGCCCGACTGCCCCCGGTGCACCGCCCGCCATGCCGTAGGGGGGCGTGACCCGGTGCTCTGAGATTATGGCGCAGGTCATCGGCTCCAGGAAGCGGATGCGGCGGATGACTCCGTTTCCGCCCCGGTGTCGCCCCCGCCCGCCGCTGTCCGGGCGGATCGCAAATGCTTCCAACCGGACGGGATAGCGCCATTCCAGGATCTCCGGGTCGGTGAGTCGGGAATTGGTCATGTGGGTGTGGACCGCATCCGTGCCATCAAAGTCTGGCCCCGCCCCAGATCCACCGCAGATCGTCTCATAGTACTGATAGTGGTCATTGCCGAAGGTGAAATTGTTCATCGTCCCCTGTGCTGCTCCCATCACTGCTAAGGCACCGTAGAGCGTGTCGGTGATGTACTGCGAAGTCTCGACATTGCCCGCCACTACCGCCGCCGGATAGCGGGGATGGAGCATAGTTCCGGGCGGGATAAAGATTTCGATGGGCCTGAGACACCCCGCGTTCATAGGAATGTCCTCGTCCACCAGCGTGCGAAAGACATAGAGGACTGCTGCGGTACACACCGCTACCGGCGCATTGAAATTGTTGGGGCGCTCAGGGGCGGTCCCCGTGAAATCTACCCGCGCCCGACGCTCCACCCGGTCAAGGGTCACCGTGACCACAAGAGCGCTGCCGTCGTCCATGGGGTAGCTAAACGTGCGGGGTGCGTCATCGGGCAAGAAGGCTTCCAGAACCCGGCGGACGTGTTCTTCGGCATTGTCCTGGACGTGGTTCATGTAGGCTAGGACCGTAGGCAGCGAGAAGTATCCGACCATCCGCAGCAATTCCTGGACCCCACGGGCATTGGCTGCAATCTGTGCCTTGAGGTCAGCAATATTTTGGGCGGGGTTGCGGGCGGGATAGCGACCTTGGGTCAGTAGTCCCCAGACCGCCTCTTCCTGGAAATGGTCCGCTTCCACCAGCGCAAAGGGTTTGCCGTCAGCGGTGGCGATCAAAACCCCTTCCTCCTCGACCGTGGTGCTGTAGGGCGGCATCGAGCCGGGCGTAATGCCCCCGATATCCGCATGGTGGCCCCGCGAGGCAACAAAAAAGATAGGGCGGTGGTCTACCCACACGGGCGTCACAACGGTCACATCCGGCAGGTGCGTCCCCCCGTGATAGGGGGAGTTGAGGGCGAAGACCGCCCCCGGTTTTAACTGAGCGCCCCAATCCTGAAGGACGACCCGCACGCTCTCGCCCATCGAGCCTAGATGGACCGGCATGTGCGGGGCGTTGGCGATGAGTTGACCTTGACGGTCAAAGAGGGCACAGGAGAAGTCGAGGCGTTCTTTTATATTCACGGAGGAGCTGGTGTTCTGGAGCGTAGCCCCCATTTCCTCAGCGATAGTCATAAAGCGGTTATTGAAGATCTCTAGCAGAACGGGGTCCACTGCGGTTGTTCCGATAGCGGTGGCGCGGCGGCGCGGGACAGACCGCGTCAGGATGAGGTGTAGCCGGGGGGTAACCTCCACCTGCCACTCCGGCTCGACCACTATGGTTGCTGTCGCCTCGATGAGGATGGCTGGTCCGTAAATCCGGTCTCCCGGTGCGAGTCGTGAGCGCTCATAGACCGCTGTGGGGTAGGCTTTACCGCCGGTGAAGATCTCGGTCTGCGTCAAGACGACCGGGGGAGTAGCGCGCGCGGGAGCCTCTAGGGGCGAGGCGTCGGGGACCGGGGTGACCCCGACGACCTCCACAGCGACCGCTTCGACAATGTAGCCCTTATGCTTTGCTCCGAAGCCAAAACGCTGGTGGTGGAGCGCTTCAAACTGTTCCACCAAGCTCGGATAATCCCCAAAATTCACAACCAGGACAGTATCAGTACCCGCGTAGCGCAGATGGACCCGAGGGAAAACATGGATATCCTGCTCAGGAACTTCCTGAGCAAGCAGTTCCTCGCGACCCTGTGCACTGAGCCGATCCAAAGAGAACTTCAGGTCGGGGAGGACCTCCGGGGTCAGAAGAATTTCTACCGCCTGTTCGCGCATCACCCGCCGGTCGGCGATGCCCATACCATAGGCGGAGAGGACCCCAGCCAAGGGGTGCAACAAAACCCGTTCCATACCCAAGGCATCCGCTACCAGACAGGCGTGCTGCCCCCCTGCCCCGCCAAAGCAACAGAGCGTATAGCCGGTCAGATCATAACCGCGCTGCACCGAAATCTTCTTGATCGCCTGTGCCATATTCTCGACTGCAATCGTCAAAAAGCCCTCGGCGACCGCTTGCGGGCTACGCGTGCCCCCGGTGGCTGCGTTGATTTGGTGGGTGAGTTCCAAGAAACGCTCCCGGACTATGTTGGGGTCGAGGGGTAAATTCCCGCTTGGGCCAAAGACTCGGGGGAAATATTCCGGCAGGATCTTCCCCACCATCACATTGCTGTCGGTGACCGTGAGGGGTCCACCGCGCCGATAGGAAGCCGGACCCGGATTAGCTCCCGCCGAGTCCGGGCCAACCCGCAAGCGATTCGCGTCGAACGTCACCATCGACCCACCCCCCGCTGCGACCGTATGGATGTGGAGCATCGGAGCGCGCAGACGCACCCCGGCGACGGTGCTCTCAAAGGTGTACTCAAAGCTGCCATCGTAGTGAAAAACATCCGTCGAGGTCCCGCCCATATCAAAACCGATGATGCGGGTGAACCCAGCCTGAGCACTGACGGCTACCGCCCCGACCACCCCCCCGGCAGGCCCAGAAAGGATGCTGTCTTTGCCCTGAAAAGCCTCAGCTACGGTCAACCCACCGTTGGACTGCATAAATAGTAGCCGCGGACCGGGCAGTGCTTGTTGGACCGAGGCGACATAGCGGCGCAGGACCGGCGAGAGGTAGGCGTCTACCACCGTGGTATCCCCCCGGCTCACCAGTTTCATTAAAGGGCTGACCTGATGGGAGACCGAGACCTGCGCAAACCCGATAGACCGCGCCACCGCAGCTATCTGCCGCTCGTGGTCTGAGTAGCGGTAGGCGTGCATAAAGACGATGGCACAGGCGCGGATACCCGCCCGGTAGGCTAGTTCCAAGTCTGCCCGGGCTTGCTCCAGATCCAGCGGGCAAAGCTCCGCTCCATGGGCACCATAGCGCCCGGTCACTTCAATGACCCGCTCATAGAGCAGTTCGGGGCGGACAATATGCCGGTCAAAGAGCTTGGGGCGGTTCTGATAGCCGATGCACAGAGCATCTTTAAAACCTCGATTCACCACCAGGACCGTCCGTTCGCCTTTGCGCTCTAGGAGGGCGTTAGTGGCGACCGTGGTCCCCATCTTGACGACCTCAATTTCCTCTGTCGGCAGGGGAGCCCCTTGGGGTAGCCCCAGGATTTCGCGGATTCCCTGCACGGCGGCGTCCCGATAGCGTTCCGGGTTCTCCGAGAGCAGCTTATGGACCACCAGTGAACCATCAGGGCGGCGGGCGACCACGTCGGTGAAGGTGCCCCCGCGGTCAATCCAAAATTGCCACCGCGAAGGAGTAGGAACGTCTGTGGGCAAGGAGGGCATAGTATAGATAAACGGGCTTATTCAAAGATAAACCGCTTGGTCTGCAGCCCTCTAGTCCCGGCCTCACAGACCGGTTTTGTCCCAAGGAGCGACGGTAAGCGATGGATGTCGGGAGTAGGTCACGCTTGGGGTGATACCTTGACAGTCGCCCCCAGTCCTTGCACGATAGGGGCAATGGCGTGGAGTGTGGGATGGTACAAGCAGTTGGAGAACAGGCTCCAGATTTCAATGCGGTGGATAGTGACGGGGTTACCCACGCCCTGCATCAGTACCGAGGTAAAACAGTTGTTTTGTACTTTTATCCGCGCGACAATACTCCGGGCTGCACCAAAGAAGCCTGTAGTTTTCGGGATGAATGGGCTAAGTTAAAAGCGTTGGACGTAGTGGTTTTGGGCGTCAGCAAGGATTCCCAGAAATCGCACCAAAAATTTCGGGATAAGTTCGCGCTACCCTTCCCCCTCCTGAGCGACCCTGAAGCCCAAGTGGCCCAACAGTACGGAGTATGGGGCGAAAAAAAATTCATGGGCAAGACCTTTATCGGCATGCATCGCATGACTTTTGTGATTGATCCCGAGGGAAAGATCAGCCATGTGTTTACCAAGGTAAATACCGACACCCACGCCACCGATATCCTGAAGATCCTCCAGCCCCTATGAATGACCTGCCAGAGATTCCCACCGCCCGCCGCGAATATACCCCGCCTCGCCCCACCAAGCCTCCGTCCTACGCCGGTCGCCAGCGTCTAGTAGTCTTGGGGGCGCTGTTGTTGGGGGTCGGGGTTGGCGGGCTTTGGTTTCTTGTTTTCCAGGGGAATGCCCGTACCCCTGCTGCTACTGCCGCCGCTCCCTCCACAACCGTGGCGGAAGTCCCGAGTCTCGATGCCCCATCTGCTGATCCGGGACTCCTCTCCCACCATCCCTATGCCGTCGCCCCGCAATCAGAACTGACAGCCATC encodes:
- a CDS encoding hydantoinase B/oxoprolinase family protein, which gives rise to MPSLPTDVPTPSRWQFWIDRGGTFTDVVARRPDGSLVVHKLLSENPERYRDAAVQGIREILGLPQGAPLPTEEIEVVKMGTTVATNALLERKGERTVLVVNRGFKDALCIGYQNRPKLFDRHIVRPELLYERVIEVTGRYGAHGAELCPLDLEQARADLELAYRAGIRACAIVFMHAYRYSDHERQIAAVARSIGFAQVSVSHQVSPLMKLVSRGDTTVVDAYLSPVLRRYVASVQQALPGPRLLFMQSNGGLTVAEAFQGKDSILSGPAGGVVGAVAVSAQAGFTRIIGFDMGGTSTDVFHYDGSFEYTFESTVAGVRLRAPMLHIHTVAAGGGSMVTFDANRLRVGPDSAGANPGPASYRRGGPLTVTDSNVMVGKILPEYFPRVFGPSGNLPLDPNIVRERFLELTHQINAATGGTRSPQAVAEGFLTIAVENMAQAIKKISVQRGYDLTGYTLCCFGGAGGQHACLVADALGMERVLLHPLAGVLSAYGMGIADRRVMREQAVEILLTPEVLPDLKFSLDRLSAQGREELLAQEVPEQDIHVFPRVHLRYAGTDTVLVVNFGDYPSLVEQFEALHHQRFGFGAKHKGYIVEAVAVEVVGVTPVPDASPLEAPARATPPVVLTQTEIFTGGKAYPTAVYERSRLAPGDRIYGPAILIEATATIVVEPEWQVEVTPRLHLILTRSVPRRRATAIGTTAVDPVLLEIFNNRFMTIAEEMGATLQNTSSSVNIKERLDFSCALFDRQGQLIANAPHMPVHLGSMGESVRVVLQDWGAQLKPGAVFALNSPYHGGTHLPDVTVVTPVWVDHRPIFFVASRGHHADIGGITPGSMPPYSTTVEEEGVLIATADGKPFALVEADHFQEEAVWGLLTQGRYPARNPAQNIADLKAQIAANARGVQELLRMVGYFSLPTVLAYMNHVQDNAEEHVRRVLEAFLPDDAPRTFSYPMDDGSALVVTVTLDRVERRARVDFTGTAPERPNNFNAPVAVCTAAVLYVFRTLVDEDIPMNAGCLRPIEIFIPPGTMLHPRYPAAVVAGNVETSQYITDTLYGALAVMGAAQGTMNNFTFGNDHYQYYETICGGSGAGPDFDGTDAVHTHMTNSRLTDPEILEWRYPVRLEAFAIRPDSGGRGRHRGGNGVIRRIRFLEPMTCAIISEHRVTPPYGMAGGAPGAVGHNWVQRRDGTVVELGGCAQIQMESGDIFVIETPGGGGYGVAS
- a CDS encoding alternative oxidase — protein: MIRFLVNFFVFVVDKVYGNRPYPRFYVLETIARVPYFAFLSVLHLYESLGMWRKADWLKVHFAETWNELHHLLIMESLGGNELWADRLVARSIALFYYWVCVLLYMLSPRSAYYFMELVENHAHHTYSVFLQEHELALKALPAPPVAVEYYTKGDLYLFDEFQTARKPEDRRPVIETLYDTFVNIRDDEGEHVKTMVACQKPDAQKTFKSPHSLLPESPEREPAHLS
- the bcp gene encoding thioredoxin-dependent thiol peroxidase translates to MVQAVGEQAPDFNAVDSDGVTHALHQYRGKTVVLYFYPRDNTPGCTKEACSFRDEWAKLKALDVVVLGVSKDSQKSHQKFRDKFALPFPLLSDPEAQVAQQYGVWGEKKFMGKTFIGMHRMTFVIDPEGKISHVFTKVNTDTHATDILKILQPL